From the Bacteroidia bacterium genome, one window contains:
- the ccoN gene encoding cytochrome-c oxidase, cbb3-type subunit I codes for MDVEKFRYDNQIVRLFFLATMFWGIVGFLVGLVIALELPFPGLNFAPATTFGRLRPIHTNAVIFAFVGNGIFLGYYYSIQRLLKTRNFSDLLGRIHFWGWQLIIVAAALSLFAGYTTSKEYAELEWPIDIAIAVIWVVWGWNMIGTILKRREKHMYVAIWFYISTLVTVAVLHIVNSFEVPVSFMKSYSLYAGVQDALVQWWYGHNAVAFFLTTPYLGLMYYFIPKASNRPVYSYKLSIIHFWALIFIYIWAGPHHLLYSATPDWAQSLGTVFSLMLIAPSWGGMLNGLLTLRGAWDTVRKDPVLKFLVVAITAYGMATFEGPMLSIKSVNALSHFTDWTIAHVHVGALGWNGFLTFGMIYWLVPRLWKTKLFSVKLANWHFWLGTLGILFYAIPMYWAGITQGLMWKQFTPDGVLQYPNFLETVLQLVPMYIMRAIGGGIYLVGAILMVFNLIKTVKSGSFQAEEEAEAPPLRAQIAHEDKTYWGHRWLESRPIRFTILSAVAILIGSVIGNLPLFVVESNIPTITNVKPYTPLELEGRDLYIREGCVGCHSQMVRPFRSETERYGEYSKAGEYVYDHPFLWGSKRTGPDLWRVGRKYPDAWHYNHMYDPTSMSPGSIMPPYPWMIENDLDYSDLQSKIGALRSIGVPYPEGYESQAAKDLEAQARTIAEGLDAAGIKTRWNKEIIALIAYLQRLGTDIRTE; via the coding sequence ATGGACGTTGAAAAATTCAGGTACGACAATCAGATCGTCCGACTGTTCTTTTTGGCGACGATGTTCTGGGGTATTGTCGGCTTTCTCGTCGGGCTGGTCATCGCGCTGGAACTGCCGTTTCCGGGATTGAACTTCGCTCCCGCCACAACGTTTGGACGGCTACGGCCAATCCATACGAACGCGGTCATATTCGCCTTTGTGGGTAACGGCATATTCCTTGGGTACTATTACTCGATACAACGCCTTCTGAAAACACGCAATTTCAGCGACCTGCTCGGAAGAATTCACTTTTGGGGCTGGCAGCTCATCATCGTTGCGGCGGCGCTCTCCTTGTTCGCGGGATACACCACGTCGAAAGAGTACGCCGAACTTGAGTGGCCGATCGACATCGCCATTGCCGTCATCTGGGTCGTCTGGGGCTGGAATATGATAGGCACCATACTCAAGCGGCGTGAAAAACACATGTATGTTGCCATCTGGTTTTACATATCCACTCTGGTGACCGTCGCGGTGCTGCATATCGTGAATTCCTTCGAGGTCCCGGTAAGCTTCATGAAAAGTTACTCGCTGTACGCTGGCGTACAGGATGCGCTGGTACAGTGGTGGTACGGACACAATGCGGTCGCATTCTTCCTGACCACACCGTATCTCGGCCTCATGTATTACTTTATTCCGAAGGCTTCCAACCGCCCCGTGTACTCGTACAAGCTGTCCATCATTCACTTTTGGGCGCTGATTTTCATTTACATCTGGGCGGGACCGCATCACCTTCTGTACTCCGCCACACCGGATTGGGCGCAGTCGCTGGGCACGGTGTTCTCGCTCATGCTTATCGCCCCGAGCTGGGGTGGCATGCTCAACGGCCTGCTGACGCTCCGCGGTGCCTGGGACACCGTGCGCAAGGATCCTGTCCTCAAATTCCTCGTCGTCGCGATCACCGCCTACGGCATGGCGACGTTCGAGGGGCCGATGCTGTCCATCAAGAGCGTGAACGCCTTGTCGCATTTCACGGACTGGACCATCGCACACGTCCACGTGGGTGCTCTGGGCTGGAACGGTTTTTTGACCTTCGGTATGATCTACTGGCTGGTACCCAGGCTATGGAAGACCAAGTTGTTCTCCGTGAAGTTGGCCAACTGGCATTTCTGGCTGGGTACGCTGGGCATTCTCTTCTATGCTATCCCGATGTACTGGGCCGGAATCACACAAGGCTTGATGTGGAAGCAGTTCACTCCGGACGGTGTGCTCCAGTATCCGAATTTCCTCGAGACGGTATTGCAATTGGTACCCATGTACATCATGCGCGCCATCGGCGGCGGTATTTACCTCGTCGGAGCGATCCTGATGGTGTTTAATCTGATAAAGACCGTGAAATCAGGCTCCTTCCAGGCCGAGGAAGAGGCGGAAGCGCCGCCCCTCCGGGCGCAGATCGCGCATGAGGACAAAACCTATTGGGGTCATCGCTGGCTTGAGAGCCGCCCCATTCGTTTCACGATTCTGTCCGCGGTGGCTATCCTGATCGGCTCCGTTATCGGCAATCTTCCGCTTTTCGTCGTTGAGTCGAACATCCCGACCATCACCAACGTCAAGCCGTACACACCGCTTGAACTCGAGGGACGTGATCTGTACATTCGTGAGGGCTGCGTCGGTTGCCATTCGCAGATGGTGCGTCCTTTCCGCTCTGAAACAGAACGCTACGGAGAATATTCGAAAGCGGGCGAGTACGTGTACGATCACCCCTTCCTCTGGGGCTCCAAGCGTACCGGCCCCGATCTCTGGCGCGTCGGCCGGAAATATCCCGATGCGTGGCATTACAATCACATGTACGATCCCACCTCCATGTCACCGGGATCCATCATGCCGCCATACCCCTGGATGATCGAAAACGATCTGGATTATTCCGATCTGCAATCAAAAATCGGCGCACTCCGCAGTATCGGCGTCCCCTATCCGGAAGGCTATGAAAGCCAGGCGGCAAAAGACCTTGAGGCGCAGGCGCGCACCATCGCCGAGGGGCTCGATGCCGCCGGCATCAAAACCCGTTGGAACAAGGAAATCATCGCGCTCATCGCGTACTTGCAGCGTTTGGGCACGGATATCCGCACGGAGTGA
- a CDS encoding c-type cytochrome, giving the protein MAKRKVPQDELLKHEYDGIEEYDNQLPGWWKNLFYITIVLGVVYLLHFHVFGTGDLPGTEYLREIDPDYVPARPETRGVVFGSYRTPVAAEESDVTPRTIALLQKEAYQSFEKDVLNAMRYADASQMAKLRESFPVIFDKYVAMGGTLPAGSAPATAEVATITEPITDAGLLGDAKTFFEAQCAACHGKLGEGGIGPNLTDEYWIHGNKIAQVVKVITKGVPAQGMVAWEKSMSPDQINAMASFILVKLQGSSPPNPKAPQGEKIAK; this is encoded by the coding sequence ATGGCGAAACGAAAAGTACCACAGGACGAACTGCTCAAGCATGAATACGACGGCATCGAGGAGTATGACAATCAGCTCCCGGGCTGGTGGAAAAATCTCTTCTACATCACCATCGTGCTTGGCGTCGTCTACTTACTGCATTTCCACGTGTTCGGTACCGGCGACCTCCCGGGTACCGAATACCTTCGTGAAATAGATCCGGACTACGTTCCCGCCCGACCCGAAACGCGGGGCGTGGTCTTTGGCTCCTATCGTACCCCGGTGGCCGCCGAAGAAAGCGACGTCACACCGCGTACCATCGCCCTCCTGCAAAAGGAAGCCTATCAGTCCTTCGAAAAAGACGTCCTCAACGCGATGCGTTACGCAGACGCCTCGCAAATGGCGAAACTGCGTGAGAGTTTCCCGGTCATCTTCGACAAGTATGTCGCTATGGGCGGCACTCTGCCGGCTGGCAGCGCTCCCGCCACAGCGGAGGTTGCGACCATCACAGAACCGATTACCGATGCTGGCCTGCTCGGAGACGCGAAAACCTTCTTCGAAGCGCAATGTGCCGCCTGCCACGGTAAGCTGGGCGAGGGTGGTATCGGTCCCAATCTCACCGATGAGTACTGGATTCACGGCAATAAAATCGCGCAGGTTGTGAAGGTGATCACCAAAGGCGTCCCCGCACAAGGGATGGTTGCCTGGGAAAAAAGCATGTCGCCGGATCAAATCAACGCCATGGCCAGCTTCATCCTGGTCAAATTGCAGGGCAGCAGCCCTCCGAATCCGAAAGCCCCGCAAGGGGAGAAAATCGCGAAGTAA
- the ccoG gene encoding cytochrome c oxidase accessory protein CcoG: MSSKHDVEELYEEITFRDRIATVDEHGKRNWIYPKKPSGRFFRWRTYVSWILLAFLFFSPFIKINGEQLLLLNILERKFVIFGVTFWPQDFHLFVLIMIATIVAIFLFTAVYGRIFCGWICPQTIFMEMVFRKIEYFIEGDAQQQRALNAQPSTPDKIFKKGVKTGIFYALSFAISNLFLAYIIGMDALLDIVTSPPSEHLGGFIAIVLFSGAFFFVFSWFREQACVLVCPYGRLQSVLLDENSVVISYDFVRGEQRKRYRREDPRTDAGHCVDCHQCVVVCPTGIDIRNGTQLECVNCTACIDACDSVMDKVGFPRGLIRYASHKAITTGDTRIVTPRVIGYSSVLLVLLGVIVFLFFARADIETTILRAPGTLYQLQGEQNVRNLFTLRVVNKTRADLDIRLKLDAKEGTLSVVGDKKIVALANGLAESAFFIDLPLSELDGIKTPISISLYSGDRLLESVETTFIGPATQ, translated from the coding sequence ATGAGCAGCAAGCATGATGTGGAAGAGCTCTACGAAGAAATCACCTTCCGCGACCGTATCGCCACCGTGGACGAACACGGAAAACGGAACTGGATTTATCCGAAAAAACCCTCAGGGCGTTTTTTCCGCTGGCGCACGTATGTGAGCTGGATCCTGCTGGCCTTTCTCTTCTTCTCCCCATTCATCAAAATCAACGGCGAGCAACTCCTGCTGCTGAATATTCTCGAACGAAAATTCGTGATCTTCGGCGTCACTTTCTGGCCGCAGGATTTCCATCTCTTCGTCCTCATCATGATTGCCACCATCGTGGCGATCTTCCTCTTCACCGCTGTATACGGCCGCATCTTCTGCGGATGGATCTGCCCGCAGACCATTTTCATGGAAATGGTATTCCGGAAAATCGAGTACTTTATCGAAGGTGACGCGCAACAGCAACGGGCGCTCAACGCGCAACCCTCGACGCCGGACAAGATTTTCAAGAAGGGCGTGAAAACAGGCATCTTCTATGCGCTCTCTTTCGCCATCAGTAATCTCTTCCTGGCATACATCATCGGAATGGATGCGCTGCTCGACATCGTGACCTCCCCACCCAGCGAACATCTCGGAGGATTCATCGCGATTGTCCTCTTCTCCGGAGCGTTCTTCTTTGTCTTTTCCTGGTTCCGCGAGCAAGCCTGCGTGCTTGTCTGTCCCTACGGACGACTGCAGTCCGTGCTCCTCGATGAAAATTCAGTCGTCATCTCCTACGACTTCGTTCGGGGCGAACAACGAAAGCGCTATCGCCGCGAAGACCCCCGCACCGATGCCGGACACTGCGTGGATTGCCATCAGTGCGTTGTGGTGTGCCCCACCGGTATCGACATCCGCAACGGGACACAACTCGAATGCGTCAATTGCACCGCGTGTATCGATGCATGCGACAGCGTGATGGACAAAGTCGGCTTTCCGCGGGGATTGATTCGCTACGCCTCGCACAAAGCCATTACCACCGGCGACACACGGATTGTCACGCCCCGTGTTATCGGGTATTCCAGCGTCCTGCTGGTGTTGCTGGGTGTCATCGTCTTCCTGTTCTTCGCGCGCGCCGACATCGAGACAACAATTCTCCGCGCCCCGGGCACCTTGTATCAGCTTCAGGGAGAACAGAATGTGCGCAATCTGTTTACCCTCAGGGTGGTCAATAAAACGAGAGCAGATCTCGACATACGGCTGAAACTGGATGCAAAGGAGGGGACGCTCTCTGTCGTCGGAGATAAAAAGATCGTCGCGCTCGCGAACGGACTTGCAGAATCGGCGTTCTTCATCGATCTTCCTTTATCTGAACTCGATGGAATAAAAACTCCGATCTCCATCAGCCTTTACAGCGGCGATCGCCTGCTTGAAAGCGTCGAGACGACGTTCATCGGGCCGGCCACACAGTAA